ttatttttctgattttattgttattgtgtgttgattttgtttttaaatttgatgttaGTTTCTGCATTTGAATAATCTTGAAACTGATTATTGGTATTTTGTGGGAGTAAGGGAGGTGGTGTtggtggtggtagtggtggtggtggttctgCTTTTGGTTTTGCGTTTTGGGGAGGAAGGGGAAGTGGTGGTGGTTCTGCTTCTGGTTATGCGTTTTGGGGAAGAAGGGGGAAGGGCATTTTTGTccgaaggacgattttaaaataaactgaaaCCTTTGGGACCATTTTGTACCGAAAAAAAGGCCggggacgaaataaattttcagcctctACGTTAGGGactaaaatcgtacttaacccttttaaattcaacttttttttaaataatgctTTAAACAAAACTCggagttttataaaatttctgcaatattttttctaaattttgggCTTTAATTTGCCATCCTTCAAGAGTCCCTACCAAACCATCTTTAATTCTCAAAAACCCTTATTGATAATTTAAACGAATCAAATTCAATactttaaatcttttttaaattttcaaagatCACTTtccattttaataaaattcagcTCCTTTTTAGTTCTTTTACTATTGAATCAACCCGATAATTACTAATACATCAAACCAATATTTTCTCAAACTCTCTCCAACGATTTTAAACCCAAGTCACTCCTTAGTATAAATTTATAACTCAAACTTTGAATACAAAACCCTTTTTTCAATATACGTAAATATgcaataaaaatatcatttcttaatataaatatatataaaaatcaagttttcaaaacaaaatcacTTTTTCGTTTGTTTTTACAAGAATACGAACAGAACCCCTCCTCAAAACTCGACTTTATCATCTTTACGGGCTCCCTCATTTTCATAACTTTTCGACAGTTTACCAACCTTCCATCAGCACTTTTCAAACACAAGGTTCTCAATAATCGACATATGATTCCAATCCTAATAAAATCATTTAATAGTAACACCAAAATCAATTATCATTCACTTTTTCGACCAAAAACTCAATCACAATCACACCCAATCATCCACAGCAAAgaaattcaaactcaataattataattactaacatatttgtaattatttactatatttttggacatttttaaattaaaaacggttaattttaaaataaaatcctcTACCTGCgtataaaatcaaaatcaacgaAAGTATTAGAGAAGCTTATTGATTGAGCTGCTGAAGAAGAAAGCGTTAGAAATCGTTTGTGCCTCTTAGAATTCTAATTAATCgaactcaaaaaaaaagaggagttACGTCACCGTCAATTTCTACCAAAAAAAATAACGCTAACATATAAAAGAAGATGCGAATGCTTTTATTGGATAAaactttttattgaaattacgGAAGACAAAAAATCCAAGACGGAAGTCTTGGTGAAGGTCACGGTTTCCTCAAGAAAAGCTTCggtctctctctctttttttttccccaAGGCTCGGTGAATGAAATGAAAGGTAAGGTAAAGATGACGATTAGTGGTGATTAGAGAAAGGGCCGTGTGTCTTAGTTCATTAATGAAGGGCTATGTGTCACAAgctccctctctttttctttctccaaaGTAATTCGGTCATGCATGAAGATCAAAATGAAATTGATAAATGTTAATGCATGATCAAGGGTCATTGGTCATTAAATGAGGAAAGGCATGTGTCatgattttatatataaactTATGCATAAAAgccacattttaaaattttctttctttattcaaGGCTTCGGCCAAAtattctttctctgtttcttaccaaataataataataataataataataatataaataataataataacaataataataataatatgatttttttatctattttttttcaaatatctcattatttaatttttcaaaaattcggAATGTTATAGACAACAGCGCGGCcgtttctcttttctcttttttcggCTCTCGCTCTCCCTTATTTGTGCTACACGACAGTACGGTAGCAGTGACGCCCGTTGGCACCGTCCTCATTCTCTTCTCCCATTCTTCCCACggattcctcttctctcttccctttctgtttctttttcttttttattgtagCCGTTACTGCTGCTTAGTGTGTCGTGTGTGTCGAGTGAAGAAGAGTATGAGTgaaaaaattagggttagagTTTATTTTGGGTGAAAATAGATATAAGGGTGttttgtaatttcaaataaaaatagagataatatAGTAATCGAAAGTAATTTTTAATCCAAGAATaattatgtataaaaatactatttgttcatcaattttataaattattttcaattaaaaactcaaatctaaaaattagagataatataattaatttttttaattttctaaaacataagtattgaattataaaatattaattatttaacccaaatcatataaaattcttattatttcataactaccaactttataatttaaaaatagaaaataattcaataattataaaattggataaaaattttaattttagtgaaCTTGTTTAGAGAGATTTGTAGAGAGTTTTTTGTACCCATCTGAGTTGACACgtagttatttgattttataggATAAGTCCGTTATGAGAACAAAATATGTAATCTCCACGTACTCCTGCACGtgtatatttagttttaatcaGATTCCAATTAATAGTTTTATTTGAATCGAATTATATGATCCGAATTGATTGTATGATCTGAGAATATAATGATCAATTGTAAATTTTCTTAACTCACAGCAATTTATTGACGAATTTTTTgcctaaaataattaattattgaatattGAGTGAATAATAAAGatgttataatataaataatatatgttaaaattaagcatgcataaattattataaaatagaaaaataaaaaagatgagcCAATTACCCATATATCAAATAACGATAATTACTAACTAAATTTATTCTCATAttgataaaaaatcaattatttttggattgattaatagctaattttattttcagattaatgattgattgattttaatatatgaaATGATAGAGACATAAATAATATGAAGCAATTCAAGTATATAAAGAAGTATATATCTCATAAGAAGTAATGATGTATTGAAATTTGACTTAAAAGATTTATATAAGCAAACTagattatacatatatatgattTTACTAAGATAGAAATgacttaataatttaatttgttgaggTCATCTGccttttgttatattttattgctGAACTAATAATAGGTTGACCGGACCTTGATTTATATTCATATGTTATAACTCGACCTGAGTTGGTGAAGGAGGAGGTAGAGTTCTCTCATTAGACATTATcgaaatcctaaaaaaaaagaggaataaTAAGTGAAAAAAATGTGGGTTAATGTTGAGGTCGGTCATCCGTTGATTTTCAGTCCGAAAGGACTCATTAATGGCTAATAGCTCGATTTCGGTATGAGAAGGATTATTTTACTTTTCCACCATTGATTATGTCATGCAAAAAGGAGGTAAAAATAAGGTAAAAGAAATGTTGATGGAATTAGTCTAAAATTTTGACTCCATGGTGGACGTCAAATGTTCCTGCCTGCGTAATAAGCCGAGTTTGATGTATAGTTCGTTTTATTTGTTTGAAGTGGAAGTGATATATGTTGGTATCAAAAGAAACGGCAACATCGAATATCTGTAAAGGCACTTCGACGTTCAAGTTAGTAAAAGTAGTAGAAAATAAGTATGACGTTACTCAAAGTGAGTAGCATActttttacataattaaaattttatatttatagaaTTGTTGTGCTATAAACAGTTATTCAATAAATCTAGTATTACAAAACTGTTAATgatgttaatttaattttatggtaattatttttaaatgatatttaatCTTATTCTTATACtaatcaaattatataattttatattaataaaaataattatttttatattaattatgtaaataattattcaaatgaatgaatataattatataattatacaaaatattttaaatttttagtatatcaaaattaaatttttaaatattaatctcaaaaaaataatgaaaaactaGTGCCGTTTATAACAGTATTATGTGGtttttttattggatttggatcttttaaaatttgaatcattttaaagagtaaagtgtaattttttactattaattttataaatgagactaaaaataaatataaaaaaattatttaaaaataaaatatcacattttattttttaaaataaaatttaaactttaaagaaTCCAAATCTCTTTTCGTTACTGACATTCAAGTAGCGTTGAATTTGCAGTGTAATATAAACAAAGACTTTATGACTATGGCAGCTTGCGCTGTCTGCATGCATAGCCCACAGTGATAAACATTAAATTGACAATAATTGTGGAATAAGACTGGtacatttaaaaaaagattgcgaagtatttatctaaaaaaaaatatgtcataaagttatttaatcaataatttaaattgataaataaaaatacataatattatatatatataattcgtaCTCTTNNNNNNNNNNNNNNNNNNNNNNNNNNNNNNNNNNNNNNNNNNNNNNNNNNNNNNNNNNNNNNNNNNNNNNNNNNNNNNNNNNNNNNNNNNNNNNNNNNNNNNNNNNNNNNNNNNNNNNNNNNNNNNNNNNNNNNNNNNNNNNNNNNNNNNNNNNNNNNNNNNNNNNNNNNNtaataatatattataaaattatttattttaaaaatttaattaaataaaaaattaaagatacacATACATATTTCATTAATTTCTTCTAAAAATACGTATGACATGCATTCATGTAGACGAGGACTACATGTGCATTGACTTGACGAAATTGAATGAAAGACTCGAAAAGATGAGACATATATATCACATATCCAACGCTGACTAGTATTCTTCTTCCAAGTTCGATCATTTTTTCTACCTAAAAACAATCTTGTTTATATTACCGTTATTATTATCACTCCTGCCTAGAGATGGCAGAAAAAGTATTAAAAGTTagagtaattttttatatctaaataattttatatttaaatttatttatgtgatttaaattatgttttttttgcacttcttttttttttaattttgttactgTCACCaacaacacttttttttttctttttttctattagaattttgtctttttttttcattattctctttcatcatcattatcattattatcgTTATTGTCTTTTTTTAATACGTATCGTCGTTATCGTTATCATCGAATTCAAACTTATATAATGGAcaattttcggttcatttggtATTATACAATAATTTCGTTTTGAGCTAATTTTCGATTCAAATAGACAATTTTCGATTCATTTAGTATTATAAAATAGTTtcgttttgataatattttcgaTTCATTCGAGACACAAGTGTTTCTGAATtcaaatttatataatggaccATTTTCGGTTCATTTAGTATTATACAATGGTTtcgttttgataatattttcgaTTCATTTGATCACCACATagaatcaaaatcaataaagatGTTAACAAAAAGTTAATGTTGTTGGCGATGACGATAATAACaatgaaggaggaagaagaaaaggaaggaagagattaaagaaattcaaataaaaaagaaacgggaagaaaaggagaaggagaaggaggagaagattGATGTGGTGGTATGATGGTGTTGAGTGTTGACgatgacaataataaaaaaaagatgaagaaaaaggagaaagagaaaaagaagagggagaaagaagaggaaaaagaaaaagaagacgaCAAAGTTTTGCAGTGTAAACTAAATGATTTAGATGaacttaaatataaaattacttgaaTGTAAAACAAGACTCtatttaatatttgttataaACACTATCTAGTGTTTTTTCGCCTTATGtcccaaaaaatttataaagttgCGTTTGTTTCTAAGAATATGATAGGATAAGACATTGAGAACATGATAGGACAATACACTGATaaatagagacacaaaattttgtgttattgTATTCTGTTTGATGATAAagtagaacaaattatgaaaattcaatttattctcttttttttttcattcaaaaaatttgagatgaaaaatataacaataaaaaatataattatgaaaaattaaaaaaaataataaaagaaaaaatataaaataagttatGTCCTTTATTAGTGTTTTTGTGTCCTTCCTGTCAGGATAGatataaaatatactaattcagtGTCTCTAGATATATTATCTCTATTTATGTCTCTTCTACCAAACATAATTTTATGTCTTAATGTCCCAATTTtataaacaaacgcagcctaaatcacttaatattattatcacttttaatttggtaaaaaatactaatagagAATCTATATCTTCTCAGACTGTATTTCTTTTgcgatttaattgaaaaaacatAGTCTTAATTACTCTTACATACATAGCTATGAAAACTTGACGACGACGATGATGAtgcaaaatagaaaagaaaaccataatattctaaatatttgtgacaatttctctttattttctatttctaatttattatttcaagcctttttaaaattttttaacaatatcAATATCATAGAAATttagaacacaaaatatttgcTTAACTCACCACTTTCATTAGTAAGATTTTTAATGAGTCAACCAGATGACAATATTAAATAACTTTTAACGcacttaaaaaaaaacttttggagattaataattaaatcggcataaatattaaattatttttaataaataaattttgttaatttatatatataaattttaaaatatataaatataatctgaataaatataaattattattatttaaatattaattaaaaatgataatattttttaattatatagcatattattaaaaaaaaaaagtaattagcTTCCTTTGTTTTTCCGTTAAAACcacttgtaaaaaaaaattctaacaatATTTAGGGAGAAAAATTCCTATGCATCCCATCCACATCCAGCCATTCGCCGCCTCCATCCCACGGGCCACGCGGGGGTCGGTATTTTCTGGTGGGACCCACTTTCTTAGATGTGTATGGCATcttactttcttgttttctaattttcttgTCTCTATTCTATGcgtaatcaaaattaaaaataaactaataaataatcAAAGACTTTAATGGTAAAGTCCATTACAtctgaatttaaatattttaaaataaaaaattgttaaaattattattttaatttaaaaataattaattttattattttatcacttTAACACTTTCTTcgattttaacaaattttaatcctTAGCTTTTTATGATCCAAAGAACACGTTGTTGGTTGGTGTGACATTTTCaccaaagaaaaaacaaaacttTGTGTCTCATCTAAAATCCAATGCTTATGTAATTGGTGGTGACATCATGGTGCATACGCTCTAATATTTGTGGAAAATATTATCCCCATCTTTCAACTGTTCAAAGAATTTATTCTTTCTTATATACTATTGTTTATATATATTCCAACTCTCTTAGAATTTTTTCTAACACATGGAGTTGAATTGAACAATTTTACTACTTGTTAGAATTAAGAGAGAAGATTCTACATACTTTGCCATTAGCTTTCATTGTATTTGGTCCAGAACAATTATTATAGACACTATTGAAGAGTGAATTGAATTTCTATCATCTTACTCTTCAACTACGTACCCAattctttatatatttattattattatatcacCTTTTTTGTGGAACATACACCATTACTATTACaatatatgttcttattttatgattcattTATAGATAGATCAATTCATCACTGAGTTGTGAGTAATTGAAGGCTGTTCAACTTCAACTTCAACCTACTATATCACAATAATGGATGAAAAGGTAAAACATCTGGGTTCCTTAATTTGgttttgcttctttttcatctttttttttttaaccataTGAATATGTATGAGTAAGCATATGTTCTGTAcaatataacaataaaatctTATCCCACTGTATAGAATCGGCTATATGAATCAAACGATACCATTATGTATATCATGTATCATCAAAATCCTTGGATAATGTAACTTATTATAAGCAAAAGTTTGTTAAGATTATTGTTCTTGTTTTACTTTTCTGGGTTAATTAATTATGCAGTGGCaaacaatattaataataaacattaaaacatgaaactccTATATATGAATATCAttaagaaatttgaaaatatacaGAATTAATTAACCATGTTCAattcatttaatttcatttaggTGGAAGCTCTTCAAGTGGAATTGCAACGAGTGAAAGAGGAGAATAGTGCTCTAAGATTGATGTTTGAGGTTCtaagcaacaaattcaaaagcCTTCAATCCCAAATTCAAGATATAAACAAGGAATCAGAGCAAATAATAGGCTTCAATAATTCAATGCCTATTGTTGACTCAACAAATTGCAAGAGACCAAGACTAGAGTTTCCGACAGCTAAAAGGCCATTGCAAATCTTTGTCAGAACCAACCCCAAGGATGATACTTTGGTTAGTAATTTAGTATACATGccccattattattattattattgaatttaattttgatgtaaaatattttacacaatcGTACAATAATCACATCCATCTTTTTAGATGACCATTCAGGtggtcaataaaaataatagttactTTTGATGATATGACATTATGTGATTGGATTCACGTATAAAATTGTTTTACTCtgaaaatgcatcaaaattaaattcatatgaGTTCATTTACTATATCCTACAATTCTACAAAGAAACCTACCTTGCTGACACTTacaaaaattgatatatttagacatattttatatttagatacattatttttttaatatactaATCATTAAAGTAACCGTTATTTGGTGGGTGCAGAGCATTGTTATATCAAATTATTCATTAAAACTCAAGTTTTTACCCTAAAGTTTCACAAGGTCTATTAATAAATTTGGAATTCCCTTTGGTGATATTAGATGATAAGAGATGGATACCAATGGAGGAAGTATGGACAGAAGGTTACCAAAGACAATGTTTCACCAAGAGCCTACTTCAGGTGTTCCATGGCCCCTAGTTGCCCAGCCAAGAAGaaggtatatatataatatagaaaAGTTTTTAAATGTACTCGAtgttctaataattttaaccgattttagttaatatatattatatatattttttataattaagatcaacgattaaaattattagaataccAGTATACCTGATACACTTGAAATTCTTCTTATAATATAATACATTCAATATCTAActtgctaaattttattcaatacttattataatataaacTTGTTTTTTATACTCTAGTATGATTATTATACCATCCATCTATGTAGTCAACTCTACTAAGtcaacttttttcttttgttgaaatAATGTTTGGTTGTCTAATTGATTGTTAAACAATTCCCACTaaaattggcatatggttactCAAATTAGAGAATTATAATCAAACAAGAATGAAGATTTAGCTTCTGCAAACAATTATGAAGTGTAATTAATATGGATTTTTTCCCCTCAATTAAAAGTAGACAGAAAGAGTATATTTCATGTGAATAAATTCAAGAAATTAAGCTTGTGTGGAATTATTGTGTTGATGAGTGATTTAGATACAAATTTTTGGTCTCATAGACTCTAACCTTGTTGCACTTATTATTACTCATTTATATGGTAGGTGCAAAAATGCATACATGACAAGTCTATATTAGTTGCAACTTATGATGGAGAGCACAACCATGCTGCAATTCAAGATTCTTCAATGCCTTCTTCATCCACTCCCAAAGGCTCAGTggctaataaaaataacaataataatagtaaaaataataatgatttaCCTCTTCCAATcttagaaaattataaaaaatggtCTCATCAAACAGATTCAATAAGACTATGTTGTGATGATGTTACTATGCAAAAAAGTAACAccaaaattgaagaatatgcaAATTCCTTAATCAAAGATCCTGAGTTCACTGCAGCATTGGCTGAAGCAGTTGCACGCACCATCACTGGTCAGAGTAAGGAACAAGACCTAAACCTCAATTTGGGGTTCCAGCAGGGTGATGAAAACTGAGatcaattaatgcaattgtatAGAGATTTTTTAAGGACTTCAATAGTAGCATAGTTTGTCAAATTAGGATGAATTATTAGTTTAGTTTGGTAAATTGCTGTATTCAAAACTATGTAAGTTTAATTAGTTTTAGCTCATGCAAAAATTATGTGATTGGTGTTAACTTCTCTACTTAGTGATTTTGTTCAATTATGAGACAgaaattgaatacaaagagtgtaataaaataaatcaaatgtTAAATCAGAACTTCAAGAAAAATGGATAAGTACAATGAATAACTTTCATTCTAATCAATACCTTAATATTTACATAGCATTTATCTTCATTAGTGCacataattaaataaagttGGAAACTCTCAGTATAGCTGCCTCTAAGTgctctaatattaaaataacaacTCAAATACTACCCTATCTTATCTGAGgggaaaaatatatatatattaactgCATCACATTTACATGGCTACTGCTCAGTAGACAGAAAATTCAAGACTAACATGGTAAAACTAAGTCAAAATACCTTTTACACCAAAATAGTTCCTCATGCTGAGCACCACAAATCTGATTTTCTGCAAGAATTGAGAATGAAATTAAGTTTAcatgataaaagataaaaagactaTTTTGCATAAAAATCTCAACATAGAGGAGGTTTCTGGAAAGCTTACTGCTTAAAATTATCCTAAGCTTGAGACTTTTTTCTGCAAGCTTCACAATTCTTGCATTATATAATTCAAGTATCATAGCATAAGTTATGGAAGTGTATACGTCATCCATCCACCCAACCAAATTGAAGCTCTAAGGCTGTGTAATGGCTATTTAGAAGCTCTGAGGCCTTAAAAAAATGCATCTGTTCAATTGATATCCGCACTTTTGATGGCCGGCTGCATCACATTTTCTGACTCCTTATGAGTTATCTTCACCTTCTCGTTTTCTGCTTCCTTCTCAGCTTTCTTCTTATCGAATTCCATCTGCTTACAGTTTTCTTCATGCGCTTTGACAAACATCCTCACAAAGTTGAGCAGAGTAGATACAACTACAgcaaattacaaaaaattaaaccaTTAGTAATAAGTACTCCATCATAGTCGCACTGAGTTCTTCCTAGTATCAAACCATTTCCATAACTAAGTTAAGATGGAATCCCCGAGATGAAGAGGAACAAAAAATGATAACATAGACTGAATGATGGTAACTGGTTACCTTGTTCAAATGGGACACGTGCTGGATCTTCTCCGAAGTACAGAGCCAATGCATCTGCATTTCTACCCTGGTACATCCAGATTCAACGTTTCAAACACATTCCTAAatcatcaaacttagagttcaCAGTTTAAACTAAACTTAAGAGAGTAGAACTAGATCCATACCACATTAGCATAAAGTTGAGCCAAAGCCCTCACTTCAGCTTCACCATTAGAAAGAAATTCCTTTAGTATCTGAACATAACCAAATGGAACAAACAATAAAATAAGctaaatattttatcataattagaATGTATGCAAAAACAGATCTGTGTTTAAGACCAGTTTCAGATCCCCTTACAAGGGTATCATCACTCATGATCCCATATAATGGTGTGTGTGCGAGTGTGAGTGCCTGCATGCCTGTGTGCATATATATGCATATGTACCTGGCAGAAGTTTACTGACACCGGCCCATCATTCTCTGATGCCGTCAATTCCTGAACTACTTTCTCCAGTCCTTTACTAATAGCTTGCATTTCCTCTGCCAAATATTTCAATTGTATCTGTATGGTATACTTGGTTAATAAACAGCCTATACCAATTTTCAAAAGAGTAAAATGAAACCACTTCTTATGATGATTATGACGGTACAATAAACGAAGAATGGTACCTTCGTTGAAGCCTCCAAATTCACTAGGCCTTGGGGGAATTCTAAAAGCTCTGGAAGCTTTTTAGAAATCACCTACAATTTCTCAaccatcaaaataattattatctCTATTATTCATTCAGACATAACAATTCACTAATATATTTGCATGGTCCAACAAGAGCTGCAAGCAAGAGTGTTGTTGTATACTGGAAGAACAAACATTTGCTGTCGAATATCATAGAATACCAATGAAATAGTGTTCATTTTCTTGAGCATCAAATAAGTTCTGAAGGTTAGTACGCAAAGCAACATGAAATTTCAATAACTCAATAAACATCACCATTATGCTAAACT
This portion of the Arachis duranensis cultivar V14167 chromosome 6, aradu.V14167.gnm2.J7QH, whole genome shotgun sequence genome encodes:
- the LOC107495603 gene encoding probable WRKY transcription factor 40, which encodes MDEKVEALQVELQRVKEENSALRLMFEVLSNKFKSLQSQIQDINKESEQIIGFNNSMPIVDSTNCKRPRLEFPTAKRPLQIFVRTNPKDDTLMIRDGYQWRKYGQKVTKDNVSPRAYFRCSMAPSCPAKKKVQKCIHDKSILVATYDGEHNHAAIQDSSMPSSSTPKGSVANKNNNNNSKNNNDLPLPILENYKKWSHQTDSIRLCCDDVTMQKSNTKIEEYANSLIKDPEFTAALAEAVARTITGQSKEQDLNLNLGFQQGDEN